The Streptomyces sp. NBC_01142 genome has a window encoding:
- a CDS encoding EF-Tu/IF-2/RF-3 family GTPase, which produces MEKPFLMLVEDVSSPRRQSRLVMPTGRIERGRIRKGDVVELVSFGGDALAHVTDIDVSRLRVNEASAGMNVGLLLPGAMAGAVERGQILAAPGSIGAHVAFAADITLLPEEQGGTEVLTGESLDFYIRAAAVRGVVTLPRETDALQPLHMGAVTVTLERPVALEDGQSFAFRLHGRAAGSGTVTQLLH; this is translated from the coding sequence ATGGAGAAGCCGTTCCTGATGCTTGTCGAGGATGTCTCCTCCCCGAGGAGGCAGAGCAGGCTGGTCATGCCGACGGGCCGGATCGAGCGCGGGCGGATTCGCAAGGGCGACGTGGTGGAGCTGGTCAGCTTCGGCGGCGATGCGCTCGCTCATGTCACTGACATCGACGTGAGCCGTCTGCGTGTCAACGAGGCGAGTGCGGGCATGAACGTGGGGCTACTGCTACCTGGTGCGATGGCTGGAGCAGTGGAGCGGGGGCAGATTCTCGCGGCACCGGGCTCAATCGGCGCACACGTCGCCTTCGCTGCGGACATCACGCTGCTGCCGGAGGAACAGGGCGGGACGGAAGTGCTCACCGGCGAGAGCCTCGACTTCTACATCCGGGCTGCCGCAGTGAGGGGCGTGGTGACGCTGCCTCGTGAAACGGACGCGCTGCAACCGCTTCACATGGGTGCGGTAACGGTCACGCTCGAACGGCCCGTCGCTCTTGAGGACGGCCAGTCATTCGCCTTCCGTCTCCACGGACGCGCTGCCGGGTCGGGAACAGTGACCCAGCTCCTGCACTGA
- a CDS encoding ISL3 family transposase produces MFSGLSPLVIEEVTDEGERILVRARTPQGTAVCPVCGASSGRVHGSHLRTVADVPVDGRRVVVRVRVRRLVCPTRGCRQTFREQVPGVLERYQRRTTRLTRQIKAVVKELAGRAGARLLAILAMGLSRHTALRALLRIPLPTGRAPRVIGVDDFALRRRHRYATVVIDAETHERIDVLPDRTADTLEAWLREHPGIEVVCRDGSATYAEAIRRALPDAVQVGDRWHLWHNLCEAALSEVKAHSSCWATVLDAPLYAGPRAQTTLERWHQVHDLLEAGVGLLECARRLQLALNTVKRYARADQPERMLRVPKYRASLVDPYREHLRKRRAEDPAVPVLHLFEEIKALGFTGCLNLLHKYINQGRADADRSHISPRRFARMLLTRPDNLKAEHRHLLARLTAACPETTQLSACIRTFAQLLKPHPGNADALELWITQVRTADLPHLHAFTRGLERDRDAVIAAFTLPYSNGPTEGVNTKTKLIARQMHGRAGFTLLRHRILLG; encoded by the coding sequence GTGTTTTCGGGGCTGTCGCCGCTGGTCATCGAGGAGGTGACCGACGAGGGCGAGCGGATTCTGGTGCGGGCACGGACTCCGCAGGGCACCGCGGTCTGTCCGGTGTGCGGCGCGTCGTCGGGGCGGGTGCACGGATCTCACCTGCGGACGGTGGCCGACGTGCCGGTCGACGGACGGCGGGTGGTGGTGCGGGTGCGGGTGCGACGCTTGGTATGTCCCACGCGCGGCTGCCGGCAGACCTTCCGCGAGCAGGTGCCCGGGGTGCTGGAGCGTTACCAGCGACGCACGACCCGTCTGACCAGGCAAATCAAGGCTGTGGTCAAGGAGTTAGCAGGCCGGGCGGGGGCACGGCTGCTGGCGATACTTGCCATGGGACTGTCGCGTCACACTGCCCTGCGCGCCCTGTTGCGCATCCCGTTGCCCACCGGGCGGGCGCCCCGCGTGATCGGGGTCGACGACTTCGCCCTGCGCCGGCGGCACCGCTATGCCACCGTGGTGATCGACGCCGAGACCCATGAACGGATCGACGTGCTGCCCGACCGCACGGCCGACACCCTGGAAGCCTGGCTGCGTGAGCATCCGGGCATCGAGGTCGTGTGCCGTGACGGCTCCGCGACCTACGCCGAGGCTATCCGCCGCGCCCTGCCCGACGCGGTGCAAGTTGGTGATCGCTGGCACCTGTGGCACAACCTGTGCGAAGCCGCCCTGAGCGAGGTCAAGGCCCACAGCAGCTGCTGGGCTACCGTGCTGGACGCGCCCCTGTATGCGGGGCCGCGTGCACAGACGACCCTGGAACGCTGGCACCAGGTCCACGACCTGCTCGAGGCGGGCGTGGGCCTGCTCGAATGCGCCCGCCGACTGCAACTGGCCCTGAACACCGTCAAACGCTACGCCCGCGCCGACCAGCCCGAACGGATGCTCCGCGTCCCCAAGTACCGTGCCAGTCTCGTCGATCCCTACCGCGAGCACCTGCGCAAACGCCGGGCTGAGGACCCCGCCGTCCCCGTCCTGCACCTCTTCGAAGAGATCAAAGCCCTCGGGTTCACGGGCTGTCTCAACCTTCTGCACAAGTACATCAACCAAGGCCGCGCGGACGCCGACCGCAGCCACATCTCGCCGCGCAGATTCGCCCGAATGCTGCTCACCAGGCCCGACAACCTCAAGGCCGAGCACCGACACCTCCTGGCCCGGCTCACGGCCGCCTGCCCCGAAACGACTCAACTGTCCGCCTGTATCCGGACCTTCGCCCAGCTCCTGAAGCCTCACCCAGGAAATGCCGACGCGCTCGAACTCTGGATCACCCAGGTCCGCACAGCCGATCTGCCGCATCTGCACGCCTTCACCCGAGGTCTGGAACGAGACCGCGACGCTGTGATCGCCGCGTTCACACTCCCGTACAGCAACGGACCCACCGAGGGCGTCAACACCAAGACCAAACTGATCGCGCGGCAGATGCACGGCCGGGCAGGCTTCACCCTCCTCCGCCACCGCATCCTCCTCGGATGA
- a CDS encoding ISL3 family transposase: MFSGLSVLVIQDVTDGGHAVVVTAQTRDVAVPCPMCGTPTAKVHGYHGRTVADVPVDGRPVVVYLRVRRLACPVLDCGRQTFREQVPGLLERHQRRTVRLVGQISEVARELCGRAASRLARVLAAPVSRSTALRLLRRLPLPRQTVPRVIGVDDFALRRRHRYATIIIDAETGRRVAVLPDREAATLESWLREHPGVEVVCRDGSAAYAEAVRRVLPDAVQVSDRWHLWRNLCDKALPEVRAHAGCWATINPPRPGGVREQTTRERWNKVHTLLDQGVGLLDCSRRLGLALNTVKRYARMPEPTALRIAPAYRPTLVDPYREHLRVRRAADPAVPVTQLLREIRKVGYPGSANLLVRYLNQGRAEGDRPVTTPRHAGRLLLTDPENLRPKETALLEKIAAACPEMTQLAGLVRGFATLLNPAEGNDVKLTKWITSAHAVALPHLHSFANGLEIDRLAVNAGLTLPYHNGRTEGANTRTKRIMRQMHGRAGFDLLQHRILLP; encoded by the coding sequence GTGTTTTCCGGGTTGTCGGTGCTGGTCATCCAGGACGTGACGGATGGCGGTCACGCGGTTGTGGTCACGGCCCAGACCCGGGATGTGGCGGTTCCGTGTCCGATGTGCGGGACGCCAACGGCGAAGGTGCATGGGTACCACGGTCGGACGGTGGCGGACGTGCCGGTGGACGGCCGCCCAGTCGTCGTCTACCTGCGTGTTCGGCGTCTGGCTTGTCCAGTCCTGGACTGCGGGCGGCAGACTTTCCGTGAGCAGGTCCCGGGGCTGCTGGAACGTCATCAGCGTCGGACGGTGCGGCTGGTCGGCCAGATATCCGAGGTGGCGCGGGAGTTATGCGGCCGTGCGGCCTCCCGTCTCGCCCGCGTCCTGGCCGCGCCGGTGTCCCGCAGCACGGCCCTGCGTCTGCTGCGGCGTCTGCCGCTGCCGCGGCAGACGGTTCCGCGGGTGATCGGCGTCGACGACTTCGCCCTGCGTCGCCGCCACCGCTACGCCACGATCATCATCGATGCCGAGACCGGCAGGCGCGTCGCGGTGCTGCCCGACCGCGAGGCCGCGACGTTGGAGTCCTGGCTGCGCGAACACCCCGGTGTCGAGGTCGTCTGCCGCGACGGATCAGCCGCCTACGCCGAGGCCGTCCGCCGCGTTCTGCCCGATGCGGTGCAGGTCAGCGACCGATGGCATCTGTGGCGCAACCTGTGCGACAAGGCCCTGCCCGAGGTCCGCGCGCACGCCGGCTGCTGGGCCACCATCAACCCGCCCCGTCCCGGCGGGGTCCGCGAGCAGACCACCCGCGAACGCTGGAACAAGGTCCACACCCTGCTCGACCAGGGCGTCGGCCTGCTCGACTGCTCCCGCCGCCTGGGCCTGGCCCTGAACACCGTCAAACGCTACGCCCGCATGCCCGAACCCACCGCCCTGCGCATAGCCCCCGCCTACCGGCCCACCCTCGTCGACCCCTACCGCGAGCATCTACGTGTTCGCCGTGCCGCCGATCCCGCCGTCCCCGTCACCCAACTACTGCGGGAAATCCGGAAAGTGGGCTATCCGGGCAGCGCCAACCTGCTGGTCCGCTATCTCAACCAGGGCCGCGCCGAAGGCGACCGCCCCGTCACCACCCCGCGCCACGCCGGCCGCCTGCTGCTCACCGATCCTGAAAATCTGCGGCCGAAGGAAACGGCCCTGTTGGAGAAGATCGCCGCGGCCTGCCCGGAGATGACCCAACTCGCCGGTCTCGTACGCGGCTTCGCTACCCTGCTGAATCCTGCCGAGGGCAACGACGTGAAACTCACCAAGTGGATCACGTCCGCCCACGCCGTCGCCCTGCCCCACCTGCACAGTTTCGCCAACGGCCTTGAAATCGACCGGCTCGCCGTGAACGCCGGCCTCACCTTGCCCTACCACAACGGCCGCACCGAAGGCGCCAACACCCGCACCAAGAGGATCATGAGACAGATGCACGGACGCGCCGGGTTCGACCTCCTCCAGCACCGCATCCTCCTGCCCTGA
- a CDS encoding methyltransferase domain-containing protein, whose product MSEFGDQRRRLAAAMERRDAWPARSAWIRQAVDALPRDLFAPQRLWRWNGQAYLPVDRRTDAEQWAAEVYGDPDAAAVTQVTDGRPSSSLSCQAVVVDMLDSLQVEPGHRVLELGTGTGWNAALLAFRAGRRQVTSVELDPALAAAALQRLDAVDAQVAVEIGDGEAGWPPRAQYDLVMSTYAVPSVPWAWVAQTRPGGRIVTPWGRLGHVALTVAEDGKSATGWVQGLAQFMPPRGTRADRDFSQVRGTDPVDDERPYERDIGPLRDDWNLRFALRVALPDVHITVAADADGLNAWLHDSKSSWASLSALGGGTTVAHQGGPRRLADELDKAWDTWLDQDMPDVYDYGLTVEPDHQYAWAHDAKTGPRWPLNGE is encoded by the coding sequence GTGTCCGAGTTCGGTGACCAACGTCGACGCCTGGCGGCCGCCATGGAGCGTCGGGATGCCTGGCCTGCCCGTTCTGCATGGATCCGCCAGGCTGTCGATGCTCTGCCCCGGGACCTGTTCGCCCCCCAGCGTCTGTGGCGCTGGAACGGTCAGGCCTACTTGCCGGTGGACCGCCGGACCGACGCCGAACAGTGGGCGGCCGAGGTGTACGGCGATCCGGACGCGGCGGCCGTCACTCAAGTCACCGACGGCAGGCCCTCCTCCAGCCTGTCCTGCCAGGCGGTGGTGGTGGACATGCTCGACTCCCTCCAGGTGGAGCCGGGACACCGCGTGCTGGAACTGGGAACCGGGACAGGCTGGAACGCCGCACTCCTCGCCTTCCGGGCGGGCCGAAGGCAGGTGACCAGCGTGGAACTGGACCCGGCCTTGGCTGCCGCCGCCCTTCAGCGGCTGGACGCGGTGGACGCTCAGGTAGCGGTGGAGATCGGCGACGGCGAGGCGGGGTGGCCTCCGCGTGCACAGTACGACCTCGTGATGTCCACGTACGCGGTCCCCTCGGTCCCGTGGGCATGGGTGGCTCAGACCCGGCCGGGCGGCCGCATCGTCACCCCTTGGGGCCGACTGGGGCATGTGGCCCTGACCGTCGCCGAGGACGGCAAGTCAGCGACCGGCTGGGTACAGGGCCTGGCCCAGTTCATGCCGCCACGAGGCACGCGAGCCGATCGGGACTTCAGCCAGGTACGCGGCACCGATCCGGTCGACGACGAGCGACCCTACGAACGAGACATCGGACCGCTGCGCGATGACTGGAACCTCAGGTTCGCCCTGCGCGTCGCCCTTCCCGACGTGCACATCACCGTCGCCGCCGATGCCGACGGACTCAATGCCTGGCTCCACGACTCCAAGAGCTCGTGGGCGTCGCTCTCCGCCCTCGGCGGCGGCACGACCGTCGCCCACCAAGGCGGCCCACGCCGCCTGGCCGACGAGCTGGACAAAGCCTGGGACACGTGGCTGGACCAGGACATGCCTGACGTCTACGACTACGGGCTGACAGTCGAGCCGGACCATCAGTACGCGTGGGCCCATGACGCGAAGACGGGCCCACGATGGCCGC